The genome window GATCCTTATCGATAACCGCGTCCACTCCCACCAAGGAGCCATTTTGTTTTACAACCGGTACCCCACCGCCGCCCACGGCCACCGTAACTTCAAACCTCTCGACCGACGTCCGTATCTGCTCAAGTTCCACGATCTCCCGGGGTTTGGGAGAAGGCACTACGCGCCTCCACCCTCTTCCGGGAACCATAACAAGGCTCCATCCCTTCTTTTTCAAGTCTTCCACCTGTGCCCCATCATAGTAAGGACCAATAGGTTTCGTAGGGTTCAAAAAAGCGAGGTCACCCGGGTCGACAATCACTCGAGTTGGCACAACATTGACTCTGAGCTCGGGGCAGCATTTGCTAAAAGCCGTCTGTATCATGTAACCGATGAGGCTCTGCGTCATGGCGACACATGCATGTAAAGGCATTGGTGGCACGTCTCTGGTATGTTCCTGTTGAAGGTAAAGGTTTCCCACCTGGGGACCGTTGCCGTGAGTAAGTACAATCCTGTAGCTACGCGATGCTCGCGCTATTTCAGGAGTAATACGTATAAGGTTTTCAACCTGCTCTTGGAAAGTTCCGCGCTGCCCTTTTCTTATGAGAGCGTTACCACCTAAAGCTATAACTATGACTTTTTCCACATATATTCCTTTTGAAGCCATTATATATATAGAGACTATAAATAATAATCGGGAAAATACACACA of Thermofilum uzonense contains these proteins:
- the arcC gene encoding carbamate kinase — translated: MASKGIYVEKVIVIALGGNALIRKGQRGTFQEQVENLIRITPEIARASRSYRIVLTHGNGPQVGNLYLQQEHTRDVPPMPLHACVAMTQSLIGYMIQTAFSKCCPELRVNVVPTRVIVDPGDLAFLNPTKPIGPYYDGAQVEDLKKKGWSLVMVPGRGWRRVVPSPKPREIVELEQIRTSVERFEVTVAVGGGGVPVVKQNGSLVGVDAVIDKDLASSVLAVSLNAESFLILTDVEGVYLDYGSEKQQLIREIRLREAQELLEKGYFPPGSMGPKVEAVIEFVRATGRKAIIGHLDKLEEIIRGVSGTIFKP